The Terriglobus roseus sequence GATGGCAGGTGTGGGCGTGAGTGTGCTGCCGGACCGTATTTGATAGCCGGCATAACGCCACACATCGAAGGCCTGAAAGGAGTGGGATTGTTGCTTCCAGTCGAGGTAATCCTGCCACGACAGGTTCGCCGGGCCCATTTGACGGATTTCCTCCGTCACCCATGCGAGGCGTTGCGGTTCGAAGTAGGGCAGTGGGCGAAGCACGGCGGCGTCGACAAATGCGAAGATGGCAAGGCTGGCACCGAAGCCGAGTGTGAGCGTCAGAATTGCGGTGAGCGTGAAGCCGGGGCGGCGGAGTAGTTGCCGAAGGGCAAAGCGGATATCCTGCACGGCCTCCTCCAGCGCCGGTAGCGTGCGGCGATTGCGGACGGCTTGCATGGTCTGTTCCAGGCCGCCAAGCTGGATGAGTGCCTGGCGCCGTGCCTCAGTATTCGGCAGACCACGCTGTTCGCCGTCCTGAATCATCAGGGCCAGGTCATGCTGCAGTTCTTCCTGCATCTCCGCCTCGTGGCTTGGCGCAGACCAAAGGCCGCAGACACGCGCGAAAAAGGAACGGACGGCGGCGATCATCGTGCGCTCTCCAGCGCAAGAAAGCGCGCCATGATCTCGCTGGTCTGCTGCCAGCTCTTGGTTTCGCTGGCGATCCGTCGGTGACCTGCGCGGGTGATGCGATAGAACTTGGCTCGCCGGTTGTTGTCCGAGCTGCCCCACTCGGTCTCGACGTAGCCCTCCTGCTCAAGCTTCACGAGGGCGGGGTAGAGCGTTCCGTAATTCAGCGCGAGCAGGTCGCCACTGGTCTGCTCAATCCTGCGCGCAATCCCGTAACCGTGCTGCGCTCCCACGGACTGCAGCGTCTTGAGGACCATGAGACTCAGGGTGCCCTGCCAGATGTCGGTGCGATCGCCCATAACGCGTCTCCTATGGTGAAACAACATGAGATCCTATGGGTATCCAATAGAACACCGCCGGAGCCTGCAGGCAAGAAAAATCGTTGGGTAAACTTGAGTCTTGAAAACTTCAGAGAAGGCGACCGATCCGTCAACCCTCCGCGGCCACGCGCTCGCCGTCGCGCTGCTGGCAGCGGGTGCTCTCTTCATGGAGAACCTTGACGCGACGATCATCGCGACCGGTCTGCCCACCATGGCGCGTGACTTCGGGACGTCCGCCATTGCGGTGAATGTCGGAATTACGGCATACCTGCTGACATTGGCAATCTTCATCCCTGTGAGCGGATGGATTGCGACGCGTTTCGGCGAACGCCGTGTCTTCGCTTCAGCCATCCTGATTTTTACGGTTGCGTCCGCGCTGTGTGGCATGAGCCACACGCTGCCGCTCTTTACGGCTTCACGCGTACTGCAGGGGATCGGTGGTTCGATGATGGTGCCGGTGGGCCGGCTCATGGTGTTGCGTGCCTCCACGCAGGCCCAGTTAATGAAGGCGATCGCCTATACGATCTGGCCTGCACTGGTGGCACCCATCCTGGGACCACCCGTTGGCGGTTGGATCCTCAGCTTTGCGAGCTGGCCGTGGATGTTCCTGCTGAATGTCCCGATCGGTGTGGTGCTCTTTGGCCTGGTGATGAAGATCGTGCCGCCTGACGGAGAGACACGTC is a genomic window containing:
- a CDS encoding permease prefix domain 1-containing protein, whose translation is MIAAVRSFFARVCGLWSAPSHEAEMQEELQHDLALMIQDGEQRGLPNTEARRQALIQLGGLEQTMQAVRNRRTLPALEEAVQDIRFALRQLLRRPGFTLTAILTLTLGFGASLAIFAFVDAAVLRPLPYFEPQRLAWVTEEIRQMGPANLSWQDYLDWKQQSHSFQAFDVWRYAGYQIRSGSTLTPTPAIRVSSGFLSTLGVRPELG
- a CDS encoding PadR family transcriptional regulator codes for the protein MGDRTDIWQGTLSLMVLKTLQSVGAQHGYGIARRIEQTSGDLLALNYGTLYPALVKLEQEGYVETEWGSSDNNRRAKFYRITRAGHRRIASETKSWQQTSEIMARFLALESAR